In Candidatus Methylacidiphilales bacterium, the DNA window GGAGTCTCATCGGAAAATCGGAAGGTCTGCGGGTGACCGCCTACGCCAAGGATTTCAGCAGCCCTCCCGGTTGGGGCACGCTTTTCGGCGCCCTCGGAACAGGCCACACCGGGGGCTCGGGTGACGTTGTGCTGCGACACTTCCTCGCCTTGGAAGGAAAAGACGGCGCTCTGACGCTCAGGTCGCGCGGTGACACCGATGCCGCCAAGGTCCGTATCTATCAGATGCTTCCCCGCCATTTCGGCAACACCAACGAAACCCGCAAACCCAACGGGTTCATCGAAGACAACGGCTCGGGCAAGTTCGCCGATCTGAATCCGGATTCCCTCGCCTCCCTCAAAAAAACGGGCTTCACCCACATCTGGGCCACTGGTGTTCTCCAGCAGGCCACCGCGACCGACTACAGCGCCATCGGCGAACCCGCCGACGATCCCGACCTGCTCAAGGGACTGGCCGGCAGTCCCTACGCCATCAAGGATTACTTCGATGTCTGCCCCGACTACGCCCGTGATCCGGCCAAGCGACTGGAAGAATTCAAGGCCATGGTGTCCCGGGTCCACGCTTCCGGGTTGAAAGTCCTCATCGACTTCGTCCCCAACCATGTGGCCCGCAGCTACCATTCCACCATCAAGCCGGATCTGGATTTTGGGAGCAAAGACGACCGCACGAAATTCTTCAGCCCGGACAACAATTTCTTCTGGCTCACCCCCGAATGCAACCCCACCGGCAAGGGGCCACCCCTCCGTCTGCCCACGGTCGATGCCCAAGGCCGGCCGACCAGCCCGACCTGCAAGGTGGCCAAAACTCCCAGCGACGGCCTCTTCGCCGGCGAAAGGGACGCGGGACGGGTCACCGGAAACAACGTCGCCAGTTGGGAGCCCGACGCGGGCAGTTGGTACGAAACGGTCAAACTCAACTACGGGTTCGACTTCACCGACCCCGCCAAGAAGCGCCGCACCTACCCCCATGGCGACCAGTCGGCTTTGCCCATCCCTGATACTTGGAACAAAATGGACGCGGTCATCGCCTATTGGCAGGAGATGGGGGTGGACGGGTTCCGCGTCGACATGGCCCACATGGTCCCACCGGAATTCTGGTCATGGATGATCACCCGCGCCCGCTCACGCAATCCGGGGGTGTATTTCGTCGCAGAGGCCTATGACAGCGATCCCGCCAAGGTCCCGGGGGGCGATCCGGTGGTGCGCGAAGCCGGAGGGGGGCATGTCATGGTCGACCTGCTCAATGCCGGATTCGACGCCGTTTACGACGATGCCACTTACGACAAGCTCAAGGATATCTATGATGGCGGGGCCTGGGCCAACGACCTGGACCGTATCCACCTCGCCCCCTTTGTCGCCGACCAGTCCCTGCGTTACGCGGAAAACCACGACGAGGTCCGTCTGGCCGGGAAGGGCCATTGGGGCGGTATCGGCATGGAAGCCGGACGTCCGGTTTCTGCCATCCTTTACGGCCTCTCGCGCGGGCCGATCATGCTCTACAGTGGCCAGGAAGTGGGTGAACCGGCCGACGGTGCGGAGGGTTTCGGCGGGGATGATGCCCGCACCTCGATCTTCGATTACTGGTCGATGCCGGAATTCGCCAAATGGGTCAACGGGGGCAAGTTCGACGGGGGGCGCCTCTCCGCCGCCCAAAAGGACTTGCGGGAATTCTACGGACGCCTGGTGCGGCTGGCCAATGAGCCGGCCTTCCGTGATGGCGATTTCTATCCCCTCAATCCCGATAATGAACCCAACCCGGCCTACGGGCGGTTGGGGGATGAAAAAGCCAGCGGCCACTGGCTTTACGGATACCTCCGCCGGGATCAGGCCACCGGACAAGCGTTCCTCGTTCTGGCCAACCTCCACCGTTCGGAAACGCTGCGGGACGTCGCGGTGGTCTTCACCCCGCAGGCTTCCATGTTCCTGGGCAAACCCCTGGCCGGTCTCGCCTTCGAGGAAAAACTTTCCTCGACGCCTCCGCTCCGGCTGGTAGCCGCCGGGAAAGAACTGGTCGTTCCCACACTCCCTCCGCTCACCCCGTATTACTTCGAAATCAAAAGCGCCGCGTCCGGCCCCGCCTTGAAATGAACCTATTTCTATCCCATCGCCATCGTCCCTCCCCATCGCTGTGGTGCGTCCTGCTCGCAAGTGGGGTACTGGGCTTGGGAATCCTTCATGCCGCCGATCGGCCCTATCTGGGCTGGATCCCGATTCAAACCGTCGAGGCCGGGAAGGAATTCACCCTGGATCTGCGGCGATTCTTCGAAGCCGGGCCGGGAGGCCGGCTTGACGTTCCAACATCCGGAAAGGACTGGGAAGCCAGTCTGAATGAATCCGCGTTCCAACTGCGGGTCACGCCTGCGTCCGGAGCCAAGGGGCTCATCGACATCCCGCTTCGTGTGGTGGCCGAAGGCGCCAAAAAGAACGCACCACCGCTGGCCGAGGCCGTCCTGACCCTGGCGGTGTCGGCGCCCGCCGGGCACACCTTTGTCTACGAGGATCGGACGGGCAAGGCATCCAAGGTCACGCTGGCAGGGGTATTCAACGGTTGGAATACCGATTCCCACCCCTTGAAATCCAATGGTTCCGGGAAGTTCGAACTCACCGTTCCTTTGCCCGCCGGGGATCATCCTTACAAGTTCCTGGTCGATGGCGTCTGGACCCCGGACCCCGCCAATTCCGAGACCGAACCCGGTAGTGACAACTCCCTGCTCCGTTTGAAGGAAGGAACGGCCCCGGGCGCGGCGGCCTCGGTCTATGCCGAGAGTCAGGGCCGCGACAACGTGGTCTTCCGTGTGCCCGATGGTTCGCTCCCCCGGGTGTCGGCCGTGCTGCAACTTCCAAACGGATCGTCCCAAGTGATCCAGACCGAAGCGACGGGTGGGCGGGTCAAGATTTCCACCGCATCCTTCCCCGACCGCTCCTGGCTCCGGTTGGCGGTTGTGGATGACAAGGGACGCGTCAGCCCGCCCGCCCGCGTCCAGATCCGGCCCGATGGATCATTCCAATGGCAGGATGCGGTCATCTACTACGCTTTCACCGACCGCTTTGTGAACGGCGATCCCTCCAACGACCG includes these proteins:
- a CDS encoding alpha-amylase family glycosyl hydrolase encodes the protein MNPSYPRLSLLFLFSAMSPLLTPVYAYEGRGADGVGYTVQYSPEALSVTWKSPRVNASSSQVCLAVGNREMGGSFITPYAKDTEGSTVFLPFRAGLLVYATADGSNTRFRRWNQTQWSAPQSGNDTVRVQRGEGTLTLVLPRSLIGKSEGLRVTAYAKDFSSPPGWGTLFGALGTGHTGGSGDVVLRHFLALEGKDGALTLRSRGDTDAAKVRIYQMLPRHFGNTNETRKPNGFIEDNGSGKFADLNPDSLASLKKTGFTHIWATGVLQQATATDYSAIGEPADDPDLLKGLAGSPYAIKDYFDVCPDYARDPAKRLEEFKAMVSRVHASGLKVLIDFVPNHVARSYHSTIKPDLDFGSKDDRTKFFSPDNNFFWLTPECNPTGKGPPLRLPTVDAQGRPTSPTCKVAKTPSDGLFAGERDAGRVTGNNVASWEPDAGSWYETVKLNYGFDFTDPAKKRRTYPHGDQSALPIPDTWNKMDAVIAYWQEMGVDGFRVDMAHMVPPEFWSWMITRARSRNPGVYFVAEAYDSDPAKVPGGDPVVREAGGGHVMVDLLNAGFDAVYDDATYDKLKDIYDGGAWANDLDRIHLAPFVADQSLRYAENHDEVRLAGKGHWGGIGMEAGRPVSAILYGLSRGPIMLYSGQEVGEPADGAEGFGGDDARTSIFDYWSMPEFAKWVNGGKFDGGRLSAAQKDLREFYGRLVRLANEPAFRDGDFYPLNPDNEPNPAYGRLGDEKASGHWLYGYLRRDQATGQAFLVLANLHRSETLRDVAVVFTPQASMFLGKPLAGLAFEEKLSSTPPLRLVAAGKELVVPTLPPLTPYYFEIKSAASGPALK